One Microbacterium esteraromaticum genomic window carries:
- a CDS encoding ABC transporter permease has protein sequence MSDIRTRRRGTAVGDRLLGIWSMAVYAFLFLPIVVIIIASFNSGRLLVAWDGFSFAPFAALVEKPVIRDAVMVSLRTGLIAALFAAVLGTLAGIAMARRPGKWVWWFLGLLLLVSVTPEIVDAVALLPWLVFLGQDLGLSMFNDGTVRLVVGHSLFSIAIVSYIVRARLVGLDARLEEASADLYAPPVRTFLRVTLPLAMPAVLAGFLLSFTLSLDNTVVSAFVQVSGTTPWPVYVLSSLRSGLRPEIAAVSTVMLLLTLVSLALVAYVLKRAGDSTTEIARTMAGG, from the coding sequence ATGAGTGACATCCGCACTCGCCGTCGCGGCACCGCCGTGGGCGATCGCCTGCTGGGCATCTGGTCGATGGCGGTCTACGCGTTCCTGTTCCTTCCGATCGTCGTCATCATCATCGCCTCGTTCAACTCGGGCCGCCTGCTGGTGGCGTGGGACGGCTTCAGCTTCGCGCCGTTCGCCGCGCTGGTGGAGAAGCCGGTGATCCGCGATGCGGTCATGGTGTCGCTGCGCACCGGTCTGATCGCGGCTCTCTTCGCCGCCGTGCTCGGCACGCTCGCGGGGATAGCCATGGCACGGCGCCCAGGCAAGTGGGTGTGGTGGTTCCTCGGACTGCTTCTGCTGGTCTCGGTGACGCCCGAGATCGTCGACGCCGTCGCGCTGCTGCCCTGGCTCGTCTTCCTCGGTCAGGACCTCGGCCTTTCGATGTTCAACGACGGCACCGTGCGCCTCGTGGTCGGTCACTCGCTGTTCTCGATCGCGATCGTCTCGTACATCGTGCGGGCGCGACTGGTCGGTCTCGACGCGCGCCTGGAGGAGGCCTCGGCCGACCTGTACGCACCGCCGGTGCGCACCTTCCTCAGGGTGACCCTGCCGCTGGCGATGCCGGCAGTGCTGGCGGGGTTCCTGCTCTCGTTCACGCTCAGCCTCGACAACACGGTCGTCTCGGCGTTCGTGCAGGTCTCGGGCACGACGCCCTGGCCGGTGTACGTGCTCAGCTCGTTGCGCAGCGGGCTGCGGCCCGAGATCGCAGCGGTGTCGACCGTGATGCTGCTGCTGACGCTCGTCTCTCTCGCGCTCGTCGCGTATGTGCTCAAGCGCGCGGGCGACTCCACGACCGAGATCGCCAGGACGATGGCAGGAGGATGA
- a CDS encoding amidohydrolase, with product MTHADLVFTGGAYGGRVFVSDASRSRADAVAVSGGRIVALDRDAVALIGPGTEVVDLEGRMLLPGFQDAHVHPLWGGLDMLRCDLADLSTQDAYLQRIAEYAAGHPDDGWVLGGGWQMSAFPGGTPTAAALDRVVPDRPAFLPNRDGHGAWVNSRALALAGITRDTPDPSDGRIERDAAGEPTGTLHEGAMGLVNRLLPAEPPERLREALAVGQRHLHSFGITAWQDAIVGTQYSDAGDPLPVYIAADRAGELTGRVVGSLWWDRTRGLEQIDDLVALRESASGGRRFAATSIKIMQDGVAENFTASMLEPYCDGHGHPTENAGISFVDPEVLNEAAARLDALGFTLHFHAIGDRAVRECLDAVETALRRNGPLGNPHHISHIQVVHPDDVPRFRRLGVTANMQMLWATLEPQMVDLTLPFLGDQRSSWQYPFGDLLRSGAALAAGSDWSVSTPDPMAAIHTAVNRRSAPSEWEGDYPPFLPEQAIDLGTALQAYTAGSARVNSLSETGVIRVGMLADLALLDRDPFDAPAAEIGNTRVLGTWVEGEQVFTA from the coding sequence ATGACCCACGCCGACCTCGTGTTCACCGGCGGCGCCTACGGCGGCCGCGTGTTCGTATCGGACGCGTCGCGGTCTCGCGCTGACGCGGTCGCGGTCAGCGGCGGGCGGATCGTCGCACTCGACCGCGACGCGGTCGCGCTGATCGGGCCAGGCACCGAGGTGGTCGACCTGGAGGGGCGGATGCTGCTGCCCGGCTTCCAGGACGCCCATGTGCACCCGCTGTGGGGCGGACTCGACATGCTGCGCTGCGACCTCGCCGACCTGTCGACCCAGGATGCGTATCTGCAGCGCATCGCGGAGTATGCAGCCGGGCATCCGGACGACGGATGGGTGCTGGGCGGCGGCTGGCAGATGTCGGCCTTCCCCGGCGGCACGCCGACGGCCGCAGCTCTCGACCGCGTGGTCCCCGACCGGCCCGCCTTCCTGCCCAACCGCGACGGGCATGGTGCGTGGGTGAATTCGCGTGCGCTCGCCCTCGCCGGGATCACACGCGACACCCCGGATCCCAGCGACGGACGGATCGAGCGCGACGCCGCAGGCGAACCCACCGGCACGCTGCACGAGGGCGCGATGGGGCTGGTCAACAGACTGTTGCCCGCCGAGCCGCCCGAGCGACTGCGCGAGGCGCTGGCCGTGGGGCAGCGGCATCTGCACTCGTTCGGGATCACCGCCTGGCAGGACGCCATCGTCGGCACGCAGTACAGCGATGCGGGCGATCCGCTGCCGGTGTACATCGCGGCGGATCGTGCCGGCGAGCTGACCGGCCGTGTGGTGGGCTCGCTGTGGTGGGACCGCACACGCGGACTCGAGCAGATCGACGACCTCGTCGCGCTGCGCGAGAGCGCCTCGGGCGGACGCCGCTTCGCCGCGACGAGCATCAAGATCATGCAGGACGGCGTCGCCGAGAACTTCACGGCGTCCATGCTCGAGCCGTACTGCGACGGGCACGGGCATCCCACCGAGAACGCCGGCATCTCGTTCGTCGATCCCGAGGTGCTGAACGAGGCGGCGGCGCGACTGGATGCGCTGGGGTTCACCCTGCATTTCCATGCCATCGGAGACAGGGCGGTGCGCGAGTGCCTCGATGCCGTCGAGACCGCGCTGCGTCGCAACGGTCCGCTCGGCAATCCGCACCACATCTCGCACATCCAGGTGGTGCATCCCGACGACGTGCCTCGGTTCCGCCGGCTCGGAGTGACGGCCAACATGCAGATGCTGTGGGCCACGCTCGAGCCGCAGATGGTCGACCTGACACTGCCGTTCCTCGGTGATCAGCGCTCCAGCTGGCAGTACCCGTTCGGCGATCTGCTGCGCTCCGGTGCCGCGCTCGCCGCGGGCAGCGACTGGTCGGTGTCGACTCCCGACCCCATGGCCGCGATCCACACGGCGGTCAACCGCCGGTCGGCTCCTTCGGAGTGGGAGGGCGACTACCCGCCGTTCCTTCCTGAGCAGGCCATCGACCTCGGCACCGCACTGCAGGCGTACACCGCGGGTTCGGCGCGGGTGAACAGCCTGTCCGAGACCGGCGTGATCCGGGTCGGGATGCTGGCGGACCTGGCGCTGCTCGACCGAGACCCGTTCGACGCGCCCGCCGCCGAGATCGGGAACACCCGTGTGCTCGGCACCTGGGTCGAGGGCGAGCAGGTCTTCACCGCCTGA
- a CDS encoding twin-arginine translocation signal domain-containing protein translates to MNDNSIRILADSSIAPVVRHQLTRRGFIGVVAALGAAGVLTACSPGGSGKPAPRATGGAVEDKLSIYSWGSTTPPR, encoded by the coding sequence ATGAACGACAACAGCATCCGCATCCTCGCCGACAGCAGTATCGCGCCGGTCGTCCGCCATCAGCTCACCCGCCGCGGGTTCATCGGCGTCGTGGCCGCGCTGGGTGCCGCCGGGGTTCTCACCGCCTGCTCGCCCGGTGGCTCGGGGAAGCCCGCCCCCCGAGCCACCGGCGGCGCCGTGGAGGACAAGCTCTCGATCTACAGCTGGGGGAGTACGACGCCCCCGAGGTGA
- the hutI gene encoding imidazolonepropionase: protein MSSTLITNIGELTTNVGSPADRFGTLRDAAVLIEDGLISWVGAATQAPDADEVVDAGGRAVIPGFVDSHSHIVFGGDRAAEFEARMAGQKYAAGGIRSTVAATRGASDDELRTRVRGFLDEMLAQGTTTVEIKSGYGLDVVTEARLVRLAAEVTEEVTFLGAHVVPAEYADRGDDYVDLVIGEMLDVCAPHAKWIDVFCETGAFSVPQSRRVLEAGISRGLKPRVHASQLGPGDGVRLAIELGAASVDHGTYLTDDDVAALAASDTVLTLLPGVEFSTRQPYPDARRLIDAGVSVAIACDTNPGSSFTSSMPFCIAVAVRDMGMTPAEAVWAATAGGAAALQRTDIGMVAPGKRADLVLLDAPTRVHLAYRPGVPLVKKVWKDGVAIR from the coding sequence GTGAGCAGCACCCTCATCACGAACATCGGGGAGCTGACGACCAACGTCGGCTCCCCGGCGGACCGGTTCGGCACGCTCCGCGACGCGGCCGTGCTCATCGAGGACGGGCTGATCTCCTGGGTCGGTGCGGCTACGCAGGCCCCTGATGCCGACGAGGTCGTGGATGCCGGCGGCCGCGCCGTCATCCCCGGGTTCGTGGACAGCCACAGCCACATCGTGTTCGGCGGCGACCGCGCCGCCGAGTTCGAGGCGCGCATGGCAGGGCAGAAGTACGCCGCAGGCGGCATCCGCTCCACCGTCGCCGCCACCCGCGGCGCGAGCGACGACGAGCTGCGCACCCGCGTGCGCGGCTTCCTCGACGAGATGCTCGCGCAGGGCACCACGACGGTCGAGATCAAGAGCGGCTACGGCCTCGACGTCGTGACCGAAGCGCGCCTGGTGCGGCTCGCCGCCGAGGTGACCGAAGAGGTGACCTTCCTCGGAGCGCACGTCGTTCCGGCCGAGTACGCCGACCGCGGCGACGACTACGTCGATCTCGTGATCGGCGAGATGCTGGATGTCTGCGCCCCGCACGCCAAGTGGATCGACGTGTTCTGCGAGACCGGTGCCTTCAGCGTGCCGCAGTCGCGACGTGTGCTCGAGGCCGGCATCTCGCGCGGACTGAAGCCCCGCGTGCACGCCAGCCAGCTCGGTCCCGGCGATGGCGTGCGGCTGGCGATCGAACTCGGCGCGGCCTCGGTCGACCACGGCACCTACCTGACGGATGACGACGTGGCCGCGCTCGCCGCATCCGACACGGTGCTGACCCTGCTGCCAGGGGTCGAGTTCTCGACCCGTCAGCCCTATCCCGACGCGCGTCGCCTCATCGACGCCGGCGTGAGCGTGGCCATCGCCTGCGACACGAACCCCGGCTCGAGCTTCACATCCTCCATGCCGTTCTGCATCGCGGTCGCCGTGCGCGACATGGGGATGACACCGGCAGAGGCGGTATGGGCCGCGACGGCCGGGGGAGCGGCGGCGCTGCAGCGCACCGACATCGGCATGGTCGCGCCGGGCAAACGGGCCGATCTCGTGCTGCTCGACGCGCCGACCCGGGTGCACCTGGCCTACCGCCCCGGTGTCCCGCTGGTGAAGAAGGTCTGGAAGGACGGCGTCGCGATCCGCTGA
- a CDS encoding ABC transporter permease, with protein sequence MRSPRFGLAVPAWVWLALFFIAPIGMVVWFSFGYKPGIFGTHANDVLSFDRYAEAMSPTFFATFQNTLWVGIIGTVLCLLIGGPVAYWMAVKAPPSRRGLLIALVMVPFWTNFLVRTLGWQVILSPEGWLSSLLQGMGAIDGPIEVLYTRTAVLIGVVYNYLPLMILPLYVAFDRVGTPLREASKDLGANGVRTFLQVTVPLARPGIIAGVLLVFIPLMGDYITATVLGGAQGNMIGQLVASQFGTAQNWALGSAMAVLLIIVIMLTIGVAAGILWLISLPFRNRSRLVLGEAS encoded by the coding sequence GTGCGTAGTCCTCGCTTCGGGCTGGCTGTGCCCGCGTGGGTGTGGCTGGCGCTGTTCTTCATCGCGCCCATCGGGATGGTCGTGTGGTTCAGCTTCGGCTACAAGCCCGGCATCTTCGGAACGCACGCCAACGACGTGCTCTCGTTCGACCGCTATGCCGAGGCGATGTCGCCGACGTTCTTCGCGACCTTCCAGAACACGCTCTGGGTCGGCATCATCGGCACCGTCCTGTGCCTGCTGATCGGCGGGCCGGTCGCGTACTGGATGGCAGTGAAGGCGCCACCCTCGCGTCGCGGGCTGCTCATCGCGCTCGTGATGGTGCCGTTCTGGACGAACTTCCTGGTGCGAACGCTCGGCTGGCAGGTGATCCTCTCGCCCGAGGGATGGCTCTCATCGCTGCTGCAGGGGATGGGAGCGATCGACGGACCGATCGAGGTGCTCTACACCCGCACGGCCGTGCTGATCGGCGTGGTGTACAACTACCTGCCGCTGATGATCCTTCCGCTGTACGTCGCGTTCGACCGCGTCGGCACGCCGCTGCGCGAGGCCAGCAAGGACCTCGGCGCGAACGGCGTGCGCACCTTCCTGCAGGTGACCGTCCCGCTCGCGCGGCCCGGCATCATCGCCGGTGTGCTTCTGGTGTTCATCCCGCTGATGGGCGACTACATCACCGCGACCGTCCTCGGCGGGGCGCAGGGCAACATGATCGGCCAGCTCGTGGCGAGCCAGTTCGGCACCGCGCAGAACTGGGCGCTGGGCTCGGCGATGGCCGTGCTGCTGATCATCGTGATCATGCTGACGATCGGGGTCGCCGCAGGGATCCTCTGGCTGATCTCCCTGCCCTTCAGAAACCGCAGCCGGCTCGTCCTCGGGGAGGCATCATGA
- a CDS encoding ABC transporter ATP-binding protein — protein sequence MAQPASAAAVTTAEPGTGGVDIVGVTKHYGDATAVDDLSLSIQPGEFLSLLGPSGCGKTTTLRMIAGFEHPDSGDIRISGRSVLGLPPHRREVNTVFQAYALFPHMTVAENVAYGLQQRRVPKAEQRERVIAALDMVQLRRFADRKPTMLSGGQQQRIALSRALINRPSVLLLDEPLAALDRQLREEMQVELKLLQSRLGTTFVFVTHDQGEALSMSDRIAVMRAGRIEQLDAPDRIYAAPASAYVASFIGQQNFLSGTAQGDAVDTSVGLIHGTWGAQRVAVGDAAVAAVRPEFIRIETADADGFGIDGRVLGVSYLGETLQVVVGIDGEQTLLVRTPAPTAPPVAVDQRVRCTWSPGDVRLFAAEGAPTAATHVIALPDRAAV from the coding sequence ATGGCACAGCCCGCATCCGCGGCCGCCGTCACGACGGCAGAGCCCGGCACCGGAGGCGTCGACATCGTCGGCGTCACCAAGCACTACGGTGACGCGACAGCGGTCGACGATCTGTCGCTGTCGATCCAGCCTGGCGAGTTCCTCTCGCTGCTCGGCCCGTCGGGGTGCGGCAAGACCACGACCCTGCGCATGATCGCCGGCTTCGAGCATCCCGACAGCGGCGACATCCGCATCTCGGGCCGCAGCGTGCTCGGCCTGCCCCCGCACCGCCGGGAGGTGAACACGGTCTTCCAGGCGTACGCGCTGTTCCCGCACATGACCGTCGCCGAGAACGTCGCCTACGGTCTGCAGCAGCGTCGCGTGCCGAAGGCCGAGCAGCGCGAGCGCGTCATCGCCGCACTCGACATGGTGCAGCTGCGCCGCTTCGCCGATCGAAAGCCGACCATGCTCTCGGGCGGACAGCAGCAGCGCATCGCCCTGTCGCGCGCGCTGATCAACCGACCGAGCGTCCTGCTGCTGGACGAGCCGCTCGCAGCCCTAGACCGCCAGCTGCGCGAGGAGATGCAGGTCGAGCTGAAGCTCCTGCAGTCCCGGCTCGGCACGACCTTCGTGTTCGTCACCCATGATCAGGGCGAGGCGCTGTCGATGAGCGACCGGATCGCCGTGATGCGGGCCGGGCGCATCGAGCAGCTCGACGCGCCCGATCGGATCTACGCCGCGCCGGCCTCGGCGTATGTCGCCTCGTTCATCGGCCAGCAGAACTTCCTCAGCGGCACTGCTCAGGGCGACGCCGTCGACACGAGTGTGGGACTGATCCACGGCACGTGGGGAGCCCAGCGGGTCGCGGTGGGGGATGCCGCTGTCGCGGCCGTCCGGCCCGAGTTCATCCGCATCGAGACGGCGGATGCAGACGGGTTCGGCATCGACGGCCGAGTGCTCGGCGTCTCATACCTCGGCGAGACGCTGCAGGTGGTCGTGGGCATCGACGGCGAGCAGACGCTGCTGGTGCGCACTCCGGCCCCGACGGCGCCGCCCGTCGCCGTCGACCAGCGGGTGCGGTGCACCTGGTCGCCCGGCGACGTGCGCCTCTTCGCGGCCGAGGGCGCGCCGACGGCGGCCACGCACGTGATCGCCCTGCCCGACCGCGCCGCCGTCTGA
- a CDS encoding metal-sensitive transcriptional regulator, producing MIDDIKKRALHRTSILEGQLRGIARMIENEEYCMDIITQSRAVQRSLESLNRLLLENHLRTHVTHMFEEGGDERETAVGELLKAFDFDRK from the coding sequence GTGATCGACGACATCAAGAAGCGCGCTCTGCACCGCACCAGCATCCTCGAGGGTCAGCTGCGCGGCATCGCGCGCATGATCGAGAACGAGGAGTACTGCATGGACATCATCACGCAGTCGCGTGCCGTGCAGCGCTCGCTCGAGTCGCTCAACCGGCTGCTGCTCGAGAATCACCTGCGCACGCATGTGACGCACATGTTCGAGGAGGGCGGCGATGAGCGCGAGACGGCGGTCGGAGAGCTGCTGAAGGCCTTCGACTTCGACCGCAAGTAG
- a CDS encoding DUF445 domain-containing protein, translating into MSRTPMALLSPADQERLRSLRRMKAVALGALLFMAVLFVVSFWLESRHPWLGYVRAAAEGGMVGALADWFAVTALFRRPLGLPIPHTAIIPNRKDEIGRTLGEFVETNFLAADVVRDKLSRTALSQRLGEWLRVPAHAERVTAEASTAATAVLHALSDDDVQGLIADLAREHLIEPDWAPTAGGWLQRIVEADAHRSAVDLAVDSIGSWLDSNAAAFQGLISRRLPSWVPRLAHRFVDETAYAEAVKFVRAVQADPRHPARLAIDGYLARLADGLQHDPAMRSRLEGAKTSLFDSPRVGELAAQLWNTAKSGLLTALADPRSGLRVRASQAVAEIGDRLATEPALQARVDGWVTDAAVFLVDRYRHDIASIITDTVEKWDPAETTEKIELMVGRDLQYIRLNGTVVGALAGLAIYAVAHALIPGV; encoded by the coding sequence ATGTCGCGAACACCGATGGCGCTGCTCTCGCCCGCCGATCAGGAGCGACTGCGCAGTCTGCGCCGGATGAAGGCCGTCGCCCTCGGCGCCCTGCTGTTCATGGCCGTGCTCTTCGTGGTCTCGTTCTGGCTCGAATCCAGGCATCCGTGGCTCGGATACGTCCGCGCCGCCGCCGAGGGCGGCATGGTCGGCGCTCTCGCCGACTGGTTCGCGGTGACCGCCCTGTTCCGCCGGCCGCTGGGGCTCCCCATCCCCCACACCGCGATCATCCCGAACCGCAAGGACGAGATCGGGCGCACGCTCGGCGAGTTCGTCGAGACGAACTTCCTCGCGGCCGATGTCGTGCGCGACAAGCTGTCGCGCACGGCGCTCTCGCAGAGGCTCGGTGAGTGGCTGCGGGTGCCGGCGCACGCCGAGCGGGTCACCGCCGAGGCATCGACCGCCGCCACAGCCGTGCTGCATGCGCTCAGCGACGACGACGTGCAGGGTCTCATCGCCGATCTCGCTCGCGAGCACCTGATCGAACCCGACTGGGCGCCCACGGCCGGCGGCTGGCTGCAGCGGATCGTGGAGGCCGACGCGCACCGCAGCGCCGTCGATCTCGCCGTCGACAGCATCGGGTCGTGGCTCGACAGCAACGCCGCCGCCTTCCAGGGGCTCATCTCGCGCCGCCTGCCGAGCTGGGTTCCGCGGCTCGCGCACCGCTTCGTCGACGAGACCGCCTATGCCGAGGCGGTCAAGTTCGTCCGCGCCGTGCAGGCCGATCCCCGGCATCCTGCCCGCCTCGCCATAGACGGCTACCTGGCCCGTCTCGCCGACGGGCTGCAGCACGATCCCGCGATGCGTTCGCGGCTCGAGGGCGCGAAGACCAGCCTGTTCGACAGCCCGCGCGTCGGCGAACTCGCCGCACAGCTCTGGAACACGGCGAAGTCCGGCCTGCTCACCGCACTCGCCGACCCCCGCAGCGGGCTGAGGGTGCGCGCTTCGCAGGCCGTGGCGGAGATCGGTGACCGTCTCGCGACCGAGCCGGCGCTTCAGGCCCGCGTCGACGGGTGGGTCACCGACGCCGCGGTCTTCCTCGTCGACCGGTACCGGCACGACATCGCGTCGATCATCACCGACACGGTCGAGAAATGGGATCCCGCCGAGACGACCGAGAAGATCGAGCTCATGGTCGGCCGGGACCTGCAGTACATCCGCCTGAACGGCACCGTGGTCGGGGCCCTCGCCGGCCTCGCGATCTACGCCGTCGCCCACGCCCTGATCCCCGGCGTCTGA
- a CDS encoding polyamine ABC transporter substrate-binding protein yields MIEAFTNDEGAKVVMDTFNSNEEMIAKLVAAKGTSGYDLVVPTGVFIPQMIENGLLAKLNLDLIPNIEHMDPAFLGRAWDPKNEYSICKAWGTTGFVYDKTVITRELKTWSDFIDAAKNEASGKTSVLDDPAPLGGIYYWANGIDWNTTDPADLDACEKFLVEELAPHISAFDSYPGGAAIPQASHVLMQSWNGDARIGIQESPDPDRWQWVLGAPDTELWMDNWALVEGAPHPEAAHAFLNYILTPENQLAQVDYIGYDTGAAGIKAAAEEAGLEMLDMVFFDEAQVKTMHEGKVTEAQARVVEIWNKTKAAAGA; encoded by the coding sequence GTGATCGAGGCGTTCACGAACGACGAGGGTGCGAAGGTCGTCATGGACACCTTCAACTCCAACGAGGAGATGATCGCCAAGCTCGTCGCCGCCAAGGGCACCAGCGGCTACGACCTCGTCGTGCCGACCGGAGTGTTCATCCCGCAGATGATCGAGAACGGTCTGCTCGCGAAGCTCAACCTGGACCTCATCCCGAACATCGAGCACATGGATCCCGCCTTCCTCGGTCGCGCGTGGGATCCGAAGAACGAGTACTCCATCTGCAAGGCCTGGGGCACCACCGGGTTCGTGTACGACAAGACCGTCATCACGCGTGAGCTGAAGACGTGGAGCGACTTCATCGACGCGGCGAAGAACGAGGCGTCGGGCAAGACCTCGGTGCTCGATGACCCGGCGCCCCTCGGCGGCATCTACTACTGGGCCAACGGCATCGACTGGAACACCACCGATCCCGCCGATCTCGACGCGTGCGAGAAGTTCCTCGTGGAAGAGCTGGCACCGCACATCTCGGCATTCGACTCGTACCCCGGCGGCGCGGCGATCCCGCAGGCCTCGCACGTGCTCATGCAGTCGTGGAACGGCGACGCCCGCATCGGCATCCAGGAGTCGCCCGACCCCGACCGCTGGCAGTGGGTGCTCGGCGCGCCGGACACCGAGCTGTGGATGGACAACTGGGCGCTGGTCGAAGGGGCGCCGCATCCCGAGGCCGCGCATGCCTTCCTGAACTACATCCTCACGCCCGAGAACCAGCTCGCGCAGGTCGACTACATCGGCTACGACACGGGAGCTGCGGGCATCAAGGCCGCCGCAGAGGAGGCGGGTCTCGAGATGCTCGACATGGTGTTCTTCGACGAGGCTCAGGTGAAGACGATGCACGAGGGCAAGGTGACCGAGGCTCAGGCGCGCGTCGTCGAGATCTGGAACAAGACCAAGGCCGCTGCCGGTGCGTAG
- a CDS encoding SDR family oxidoreductase, translating to MARIVIFGGHGKVALLLAPLLSARGDDVTAVIRNPDHAEDVRAAGAQPVVFDVEHRDRAATAALISGHDAVVWSAGAGGGDPARTRAVDLDAAVRSMDAAADAGVRRYVMVSYFGASPDHGIPADNPFHAYAEAKAAADERLRASGLDWTVLGPSRLTLGEATGRIDVAASESGEVSRADVAQVIAETLRADSTIGRTVRFNAGDQPIADALQS from the coding sequence ATGGCTCGAATCGTGATCTTCGGCGGCCACGGCAAGGTGGCTCTGCTGCTGGCTCCTCTTCTTTCCGCCCGGGGCGACGACGTCACCGCGGTGATCCGCAACCCGGACCACGCCGAGGACGTGCGTGCGGCCGGTGCGCAGCCGGTCGTGTTCGACGTCGAGCACCGGGATCGGGCGGCGACCGCCGCGCTGATCTCTGGGCACGACGCCGTCGTGTGGTCGGCAGGTGCCGGCGGCGGCGATCCGGCGCGCACCCGCGCCGTCGACCTCGATGCGGCGGTGCGCTCGATGGACGCGGCAGCCGACGCCGGTGTGCGCCGTTACGTGATGGTGTCGTACTTCGGTGCATCGCCGGACCACGGCATCCCGGCTGACAACCCGTTCCACGCCTATGCCGAGGCGAAGGCCGCTGCGGACGAGCGACTGCGGGCATCTGGCCTCGACTGGACCGTGCTCGGCCCGAGTCGCCTCACTCTCGGTGAGGCGACGGGGCGCATCGATGTCGCCGCGTCCGAATCGGGTGAGGTGTCGCGGGCCGACGTCGCGCAGGTCATCGCCGAGACCCTGCGTGCCGACTCGACTATCGGCCGCACGGTCCGCTTCAACGCCGGTGATCAGCCGATCGCCGACGCGCTGCAGTCCTGA
- a CDS encoding agmatinase family protein, whose amino-acid sequence MALSHDELWPRAGSWPAPAAGEGADAVIVGIPTWRTSLSQTGAHATPAAIRDALPRYSATLMGPPVVDLNEALRIVDAGDVHDPDGDEGVERAVERVRELSERTRLIIALGGDNSLTYPVARGAGADGLITLDAHFDLRDGVSNGSPVRRLVQDAPDGQRIDPSRIVQIGIADFANSAAYAQRAAEWGIRVITLDEVREKGIRAVVAEALRIAGTGTSIHLDIDVDVVDRSIAPGCPASVPGGLAAWELRALVRAIAADEKVVSADIAEVDATADADDARTVRLAALCVLELLAGLASR is encoded by the coding sequence ATGGCACTCTCACACGACGAGCTCTGGCCGCGCGCCGGATCCTGGCCGGCACCCGCGGCGGGCGAGGGGGCGGATGCGGTGATCGTCGGCATCCCGACCTGGCGCACGTCGCTGTCGCAGACCGGTGCGCACGCGACACCAGCGGCGATCCGCGACGCGCTGCCGCGCTACAGCGCGACGCTGATGGGTCCGCCGGTCGTCGATCTGAACGAGGCCCTTCGCATCGTCGACGCGGGCGACGTCCATGACCCGGACGGGGACGAGGGCGTCGAGCGGGCAGTCGAGCGCGTGCGCGAGCTGTCGGAGCGGACGCGTCTCATCATCGCCCTCGGCGGCGACAACTCGCTCACCTACCCTGTCGCCCGCGGGGCGGGCGCTGATGGACTGATCACGCTGGACGCGCACTTCGACCTGCGTGACGGCGTGTCGAACGGATCGCCGGTCCGCCGCCTCGTGCAGGACGCCCCCGACGGTCAGCGCATCGACCCGAGCCGCATCGTGCAGATCGGCATCGCCGACTTCGCGAACTCCGCCGCCTATGCCCAGCGCGCCGCCGAATGGGGCATCCGGGTGATCACCCTCGACGAGGTGCGCGAGAAGGGCATCCGGGCGGTGGTGGCCGAGGCTCTGCGCATCGCCGGGACTGGAACGAGCATCCATCTCGACATCGACGTCGACGTCGTCGACCGCTCGATCGCACCCGGCTGCCCGGCGAGCGTCCCCGGCGGTCTCGCCGCGTGGGAGCTGCGCGCGCTGGTGCGCGCAATCGCGGCGGATGAGAAGGTGGTCAGCGCCGACATCGCCGAGGTGGATGCCACGGCGGATGCGGATGACGCCCGCACCGTGCGTCTCGCCGCGCTCTGCGTGCTCGAGCTGCTCGCAGGTCTCGCCTCGCGCTGA